One genomic window of Anoplolepis gracilipes chromosome 5, ASM4749672v1, whole genome shotgun sequence includes the following:
- the LOC140665801 gene encoding uncharacterized protein isoform X2, protein MGRACCVLGCPSGGDAPSHQIPKNPTLFQKWKNMIYSEKIQHLTDEQISKCAVCYRHFADDDYLVTFRVRKLKRGIAPSLNLPNKLATNNCKSSIITTQTETDLDTGMFLENLETESQEAEMEVTESQEAETELPEIVLFEDLPEEPYFRKQLQKLSSDKHSIKQILPDKHNIKQISLDKHNIKQTISSDKHNIKQTSLDKRNIKQILLDKHNMKQSNLTEEAFKLYCKRRALRRKQRKLMTMKFELLRFKKQAEQYEKTPTIQKLLSSLTPAEIALVKAKIRMSRYSPRVYTTINIEWL, encoded by the exons ATGGGAAGGGCATGCTGCGTCTTGGGATGCCCATCTGGTGGAGATGCTCCCTCGCACCAGATTCCCAAGAATCCGACCCTTTTTCAGAAGtggaaaaatatgatttattctgAGAAAATTCAACATCTGACTGATGAGCAGATAAGCAAATGTGCCGTATGCTATCGACACTTTGCCGATGACGATTACCTAGTTACTTTTAGAGTAAGGAAGTTGAAACGTGGCATTGCACCTTCTTTAAACTTGCCAAATAAACTTGCTACTAATAATTGCAAGTCTAGTATAATTACAACACAAACGGAAACTGACTTGGACACAGGCATGTTTCTTGAAAATCTGGAGACAGAAAGTCAAGAAGCTGAAATGGAAGTAACAGAAAGTCAAGAAGCTGAAACGGAACTACCAGAAATTGTATTATTCGAAGATCTTCCAGAAGAACCCTATTTCCGCAAACAGTTGCAAAAACTTTCGTCGGATAAACAtagtataaaacaaattttaccaGATAAGCAtaacataaaacaaatttcaCTAGATAagcataatataaaacaaacaatttCATCGGATAagcataatataaaacaaacttCACTGGATAAgcgtaatataaaacaaattttactgGATAAGCATAATATGAAACAATCCAATTTAACAGAAGaagcatttaaattatattgcaagAGGAGAGCATTAAGAAGAAAACAAAGGAAACTAATGACGATGAAGTTCGAATTACttcgatttaaaaaacaagCTGAACAATATGAAAAAACACCTACCATACAAAAGCTCTTATCTTCCTTAACACCTGCTGAAATAGCATTAGTCAAAGCCAAAATACGAATGTCAAGATATTCACCAAGAGtatat acaACTATCAATATTGAATGgttataa
- the LOC140665801 gene encoding uncharacterized protein isoform X1, with the protein MGRACCVLGCPSGGDAPSHQIPKNPTLFQKWKNMIYSEKIQHLTDEQISKCAVCYRHFADDDYLVTFRVRKLKRGIAPSLNLPNKLATNNCKSSIITTQTETDLDTGMFLENLETESQEAEMEVTESQEAETELPEIVLFEDLPEEPYFRKQLQKLSSDKHSIKQILPDKHNIKQISLDKHNIKQTISSDKHNIKQTSLDKRNIKQILLDKHNMKQSNLTEEAFKLYCKRRALRRKQRKLMTMKFELLRFKKQAEQYEKTPTIQKLLSSLTPAEIALVKAKIRMSRYSPRVYVKEYYNIAKRKALAQS; encoded by the coding sequence ATGGGAAGGGCATGCTGCGTCTTGGGATGCCCATCTGGTGGAGATGCTCCCTCGCACCAGATTCCCAAGAATCCGACCCTTTTTCAGAAGtggaaaaatatgatttattctgAGAAAATTCAACATCTGACTGATGAGCAGATAAGCAAATGTGCCGTATGCTATCGACACTTTGCCGATGACGATTACCTAGTTACTTTTAGAGTAAGGAAGTTGAAACGTGGCATTGCACCTTCTTTAAACTTGCCAAATAAACTTGCTACTAATAATTGCAAGTCTAGTATAATTACAACACAAACGGAAACTGACTTGGACACAGGCATGTTTCTTGAAAATCTGGAGACAGAAAGTCAAGAAGCTGAAATGGAAGTAACAGAAAGTCAAGAAGCTGAAACGGAACTACCAGAAATTGTATTATTCGAAGATCTTCCAGAAGAACCCTATTTCCGCAAACAGTTGCAAAAACTTTCGTCGGATAAACAtagtataaaacaaattttaccaGATAAGCAtaacataaaacaaatttcaCTAGATAagcataatataaaacaaacaatttCATCGGATAagcataatataaaacaaacttCACTGGATAAgcgtaatataaaacaaattttactgGATAAGCATAATATGAAACAATCCAATTTAACAGAAGaagcatttaaattatattgcaagAGGAGAGCATTAAGAAGAAAACAAAGGAAACTAATGACGATGAAGTTCGAATTACttcgatttaaaaaacaagCTGAACAATATGAAAAAACACCTACCATACAAAAGCTCTTATCTTCCTTAACACCTGCTGAAATAGCATTAGTCAAAGCCAAAATACGAATGTCAAGATATTCACCAAGAGtatatgtaaaagaatattataatattgctaaAAGGAAAGCTCTTGCCCAAtcataa